One Blattabacterium cuenoti DNA window includes the following coding sequences:
- a CDS encoding 2-oxoglutarate dehydrogenase E1 component translates to MIIINDRFSFLKDIHFIEYLYEKYKIDPNSIELSWNYFFHGFDFGRENHINNNIRLNKKSTKIDLFKIIKKEIYVLNLIQYYKDCGHYFTNTNPIPISNKKKEYKNYLEINKFGLSKNDFEKSFESGKSINIGNTSLKNIINHLKNVYCNSIGIEYSHILNPNKICWIEKNFLKNRSIFFSKNEKKFFLKKLNESTKFENFIHNKFIGQKRFSIEGNDSIIILLEEMIKYSCKNYSTKEFILGMSHRGRLNIISNFLNKDLSKIFIEFQNKEYEDNSFSGDVKYHMGYSSIKSIDEINKNVNIYLLPNPSHLESVTPVVEGMTRAKIDKIYNKNNYSIIPILIHGDAALSGQGIIYEVLQLSKLKGYKTGGTIHIVINNQIGFTTNDVEGRSSFYCTDIAKTISSPILHVNADDIESVAKSIRFAIDFRMSYQEDIFIDLIGYRRHGHNEGDDPRFTQPILYKKIFSHPNSYELYKIKLKNENIINNDYIKNIEEKYDRILNKKYEESKKIKKNYIIPFLYKEWKNIPIVIKDEDIFNKIDTKISLKTILNISKKIFSISKEKIFFKKIKSIFLNRLKMLDNHIVDWSMAEILAYATLLYEGYCIRLSGEDVARGTFSQRHIVIKTEDEEEIIILNKELNSIQGKIEIYNSPLSEYGVLGFDYGYAMATPNTLTVWEAQFGDFSNGCQIIIDQYISSGEDKWKVQNGIVLLLPHGYEGQGPEHSSARIERYLQLCAKNNLFVVNCTYPSNFYHLLRRQMKLKFRKPLIIFTPKSLLRHTKCLSSIEELSNGSFEEIVDDNLVLDYKKIKRVILCSGKIYYDLLNKKESIKDDKIALVRIEQIYPLNINKIKNILDKYKNKKDIFWVQEEPENMGLWSFILRKISSIIKIKLISPSENSSPSVGSYISFLKIRNKVLEKSFIF, encoded by the coding sequence ATGATCATTATAAATGATAGATTTTCTTTTTTAAAAGATATTCATTTTATAGAATATTTATATGAAAAGTATAAAATCGATCCTAATTCTATAGAATTAAGTTGGAATTATTTTTTTCATGGATTTGATTTTGGAAGAGAAAATCATATAAATAATAACATTCGTTTGAATAAAAAATCTACTAAAATAGATTTATTTAAAATAATTAAAAAAGAAATTTATGTATTGAACTTAATTCAATATTATAAAGATTGTGGCCATTATTTCACTAATACAAATCCTATTCCTATTTCAAATAAAAAAAAAGAATACAAAAATTATTTAGAAATAAATAAATTTGGATTATCCAAAAATGATTTTGAAAAATCGTTTGAATCAGGAAAATCAATAAATATTGGAAATACGTCATTAAAAAATATTATTAATCATTTGAAAAATGTATATTGTAATTCTATAGGTATAGAATATTCACATATACTTAATCCAAATAAAATTTGTTGGATAGAAAAAAATTTTTTAAAAAATCGATCAATTTTTTTCTCAAAAAATGAAAAAAAATTTTTTTTAAAAAAACTAAATGAATCTACAAAATTCGAAAACTTTATTCATAATAAATTTATAGGTCAAAAAAGATTTTCTATAGAAGGAAACGATTCTATAATAATTCTTTTAGAAGAAATGATTAAATATTCTTGTAAAAATTATTCAACTAAAGAATTTATTTTAGGTATGTCACATAGAGGTAGATTAAATATTATTTCTAATTTTCTAAATAAAGACTTATCTAAAATATTTATTGAATTTCAAAATAAAGAATATGAAGATAATTCATTTTCAGGAGACGTAAAATATCATATGGGATATAGTAGTATAAAAAGTATTGATGAAATTAATAAAAATGTAAATATTTATTTATTACCTAATCCATCGCATTTAGAGTCTGTGACTCCTGTTGTAGAAGGGATGACACGTGCAAAAATTGATAAAATTTATAATAAAAACAACTATAGTATAATTCCTATTTTAATTCATGGGGATGCTGCATTGTCTGGTCAAGGAATTATATATGAAGTATTGCAATTATCTAAATTAAAAGGATATAAAACAGGAGGTACTATTCATATCGTTATTAATAATCAAATAGGATTTACTACAAACGATGTTGAAGGACGTTCTAGTTTTTATTGTACTGATATAGCCAAAACTATATCATCTCCTATTTTACATGTTAATGCTGATGATATTGAATCTGTAGCAAAATCTATTCGATTTGCTATAGATTTTAGAATGTCTTATCAAGAAGATATTTTTATAGATTTAATTGGGTATAGAAGACATGGACACAATGAAGGAGATGACCCAAGATTTACACAACCTATTTTATATAAAAAAATATTTTCTCATCCCAATAGTTATGAACTATATAAAATTAAATTAAAAAATGAAAATATAATAAATAATGATTATATTAAAAATATAGAAGAAAAATATGATAGGATTCTTAACAAGAAATATGAAGAATCAAAAAAAATTAAAAAAAATTATATAATTCCATTTTTATATAAAGAATGGAAAAATATTCCTATTGTCATTAAAGACGAAGATATTTTTAATAAAATTGATACGAAAATTTCATTAAAAACAATATTAAATATATCTAAAAAAATATTTTCTATTTCAAAAGAAAAAATTTTTTTTAAAAAAATAAAATCTATTTTTTTAAATAGATTAAAAATGTTGGATAACCACATAGTGGATTGGAGTATGGCTGAAATATTGGCTTATGCTACATTACTATATGAAGGATATTGTATACGTTTATCTGGAGAAGATGTAGCTAGAGGAACATTTTCTCAACGTCATATTGTAATAAAAACAGAAGACGAAGAAGAAATAATAATTCTTAATAAAGAATTAAATAGTATACAAGGAAAAATTGAAATATATAATTCTCCACTTTCAGAATACGGAGTACTAGGATTTGATTATGGATATGCAATGGCAACTCCAAATACTTTAACTGTATGGGAAGCTCAATTTGGAGATTTTAGTAATGGATGTCAAATAATTATAGATCAATATATTTCTTCAGGAGAAGATAAATGGAAAGTCCAAAATGGAATAGTTTTATTATTACCTCATGGTTATGAAGGACAAGGTCCTGAACATTCTTCTGCTCGTATAGAAAGATACTTACAACTTTGTGCTAAAAATAATTTATTTGTAGTAAACTGTACATATCCTTCTAATTTTTATCATCTACTAAGAAGACAAATGAAATTAAAATTTAGAAAACCTCTCATAATTTTTACTCCAAAAAGCTTGTTAAGACACACAAAATGTTTATCTTCAATAGAAGAACTATCCAATGGATCTTTTGAAGAAATTGTAGATGATAATCTAGTATTAGACTATAAAAAAATAAAAAGAGTAATTCTTTGTTCCGGAAAAATATATTATGATTTATTAAATAAAAAAGAATCAATTAAAGACGATAAAATTGCATTAGTCAGAATAGAACAAATTTATCCTTTAAATATTAATAAAATAAAAAATATTTTAGATAAATATAAAAATAAAAAAGATATTTTTTGGGTTCAAGAAGAACCTGAAAATATGGGGTTATGGAGTTTTATTTTAAGAAAAATAAGCAGTATAATCAAAATTAAGTTAATATCCCCAAGCGAAAATTCTAGCCCTTCTGTAGGATCTTACATTAGCTTTTTAAAAATTAGAAACAAAGTATTAGAAAAGTCTTTTATTTTTTAA
- the sucB gene encoding dihydrolipoyllysine-residue succinyltransferase — MIIEIKAPSPGESITEVEISSWLVNNGDYVKKGQLIAEIDSDKATLEIHSENNGIINILYKKNTKILVGDTICLIDTNTKNKIKKIVSPASKKILRENNLFKEKIKGTGKNGRITKKDCINYNQISNINNVLLTNNNDNKIRKECITPLSSLRKKLSQRLVDVKNNSAILTTFNEVNMQEIFHIRKKYKNIFKEKHGVKLGFMSFFTLSCIRALKLYPDVNSMIDDQNNKISFNYFDISIAMSGPKGLVVPVIRDCQKLSFMEIEKEIKILSEKVKNGTITIHDMEGGTFTITNGGVFGSMLSTPIINPPQSAILGMHKIMDRVIVINNSIKICPIMYVALSYDHRIIDGRESVGFLSCIKESIENPIEFLMNGNEKNIPSILKIL; from the coding sequence ATGATCATAGAAATAAAAGCTCCATCACCTGGAGAATCAATTACAGAAGTAGAAATATCTTCTTGGCTTGTTAATAATGGAGATTATGTAAAAAAAGGACAACTCATAGCTGAAATTGATTCGGATAAAGCTACTTTAGAAATCCATTCAGAAAATAATGGTATTATAAATATTTTATATAAAAAAAATACTAAAATATTAGTAGGAGATACTATATGTTTAATTGATACTAATACAAAAAATAAAATAAAAAAAATTGTATCTCCAGCTTCAAAAAAAATATTAAGAGAAAATAATCTTTTTAAAGAAAAAATTAAAGGAACTGGAAAAAATGGAAGAATAACTAAAAAGGATTGTATAAATTACAATCAAATATCCAACATAAATAATGTATTGTTAACTAATAATAATGATAATAAAATAAGAAAAGAATGTATAACTCCTTTATCTTCTTTAAGAAAAAAATTATCTCAAAGATTAGTTGATGTTAAAAATAACTCAGCGATATTAACTACTTTTAATGAAGTTAATATGCAAGAAATTTTTCACATAAGAAAAAAATATAAAAATATTTTTAAGGAAAAACATGGTGTAAAATTAGGATTTATGTCATTTTTTACTTTGTCTTGTATAAGAGCATTAAAATTATATCCAGATGTTAATTCAATGATTGATGATCAAAACAATAAAATAAGTTTTAATTATTTTGATATTAGTATCGCAATGTCTGGCCCTAAAGGTTTAGTAGTCCCCGTTATTAGAGATTGTCAAAAATTATCTTTTATGGAAATAGAAAAAGAAATTAAAATATTATCAGAAAAAGTAAAAAATGGAACGATAACTATTCATGATATGGAAGGAGGAACTTTTACTATTACTAATGGTGGAGTTTTTGGATCAATGCTTTCTACTCCAATTATAAATCCACCTCAAAGTGCTATTTTAGGAATGCATAAAATTATGGATAGAGTTATAGTCATTAATAATTCTATTAAAATATGTCCTATTATGTATGTAGCTTTATCATATGATCATAGAATTATTGATGGAAGAGAATCCGTTGGATTTTTATCTTGTATTAAAGAATCTATAGAAAATCCAATAGAATTTTTAATGAACGGAAATGAAAAAAATATTCCAAGTATTTTAAAAATATTATAA
- a CDS encoding alpha/beta hydrolase produces the protein MIQKENRSIKYVLKKPEKYNKYSPLFLMIHGYGSNENNLFYLKKDIPNNFFIISIQGLYCIEKYKYYWYDINFSDKKKFINIEQAKYSINKISDFIDKSVEKYNLNYNQVWLCGFSQGAIISYAIALKNKKVKKVLSLSGYLDNKIIFIFKNKNVDFFISHGINDTIIPIDWTKKGIKILNDNNIYSIFYKEYESGHELNYLNYEDIINWIKKNNKQ, from the coding sequence ATGATACAAAAAGAAAATAGATCTATAAAATACGTTTTAAAAAAACCAGAAAAATATAATAAATATTCTCCTTTATTTTTAATGATTCATGGATATGGAAGTAATGAAAATAATCTTTTTTATCTTAAAAAAGATATTCCTAATAATTTTTTTATAATTAGTATTCAAGGTCTTTATTGTATTGAAAAATACAAATACTATTGGTATGATATTAATTTTTCTGATAAAAAAAAATTTATTAATATAGAACAAGCTAAATATTCTATTAATAAAATATCTGATTTTATAGATAAATCGGTGGAAAAATATAATCTTAATTATAACCAAGTTTGGTTATGTGGATTTAGTCAAGGTGCTATTATAAGTTATGCTATAGCTTTAAAAAATAAAAAAGTAAAAAAAGTACTTTCTTTAAGTGGATATTTAGATAATAAAATTATTTTTATTTTTAAAAATAAAAATGTAGATTTTTTTATTTCTCATGGAATAAATGATACGATTATTCCTATTGATTGGACTAAAAAAGGAATAAAAATATTAAATGACAATAATATATATTCAATTTTTTATAAAGAATATGAATCTGGACATGAATTAAATTATCTTAATTATGAAGATATTATTAATTGGATTAAAAAAAATAATAAACAATGA
- the sucC gene encoding ADP-forming succinate--CoA ligase subunit beta: MNLYEYQGIEILKTFSISVPHGIMITSPDEAVTAAKILFKKTKKKSIVIKSQIHAGGRGKSGGIQIVKNLEEVYKKSKNILGKRLITPQTPKEGLIVEKILISENVYSTSSSSEKEYYLSIMLNRDIKKNVIICSKEGGINIEEISKNPKKLHIEEINPILGLQMFQIRKLGFFLGMDNDQSMKNFIFFLKNLNKAYMSIDAVLIEINPFIKTLKNDIIPVDVKITLDDNATFRRKKLYIIDEKNKKNNFNFIKLKGNVGCMVNGAGLAMATMDMIKSCGGEPANFLDIGGAADENIVKKSFSLILKDKSVKIILINIYGGIVRCDSVVKGIIQSCKINNPINIPMVFRLKGTNDKNAKKILFKNKNTLPIYITDTLKNSSEKIKKILS; this comes from the coding sequence ATGAATTTGTACGAATACCAAGGGATAGAAATATTAAAAACTTTTTCAATTTCCGTTCCTCATGGAATTATGATCACATCTCCTGATGAAGCTGTAACAGCTGCAAAAATTTTATTTAAAAAGACTAAAAAAAAATCTATAGTCATAAAATCTCAGATACATGCAGGTGGTAGAGGAAAATCTGGTGGTATTCAAATAGTGAAAAATCTTGAAGAAGTTTATAAAAAATCTAAAAATATTTTAGGAAAACGTTTAATTACACCTCAAACACCAAAAGAAGGTTTAATTGTAGAAAAAATATTAATATCAGAAAATGTTTATTCAACATCATCATCAAGTGAAAAAGAATATTATTTATCTATTATGTTAAATCGTGATATAAAAAAAAATGTTATAATATGTTCAAAAGAAGGTGGAATTAATATAGAAGAAATATCTAAAAATCCAAAAAAATTACATATAGAAGAAATAAATCCAATATTAGGATTACAAATGTTTCAAATAAGAAAATTAGGATTTTTTTTAGGAATGGATAATGATCAATCTATGAAAAATTTTATTTTTTTTCTAAAAAATCTTAATAAAGCATATATGTCTATTGATGCTGTATTAATTGAAATAAATCCATTTATAAAAACATTAAAAAACGATATTATACCAGTAGATGTTAAGATAACGTTAGATGATAATGCAACATTTCGTAGAAAAAAATTATATATAATTGATGAAAAAAATAAAAAAAATAATTTTAATTTTATAAAACTAAAAGGAAATGTAGGATGTATGGTTAATGGTGCAGGATTAGCTATGGCTACTATGGATATGATTAAATCATGTGGTGGAGAACCCGCTAATTTTTTAGATATAGGAGGAGCTGCTGATGAAAATATAGTAAAAAAATCTTTTTCACTAATATTAAAAGATAAATCAGTGAAAATAATATTAATAAATATATACGGTGGAATAGTAAGATGTGATTCAGTTGTTAAAGGAATTATACAATCATGTAAAATTAATAATCCAATTAATATACCAATGGTTTTTCGTTTAAAAGGAACAAATGATAAAAATGCAAAAAAAATTCTTTTTAAGAATAAAAATACATTACCTATTTATATCACTGATACATTAAAAAATTCATCAGAAAAAATAAAAAAAATTTTATCATGA